Genomic segment of Streptococcus australis:
AGATTGGCTGTCACGATATCCAAGACCTTTTCACTGAATCGCATGAGAAAGTTATCTGTATCAAATGCTGCCTTGATAAGGCTTACTCCTTTTTGTGCCATGTTTGCTCCTCCTGATTTTTTTAATCAATCAAAATTTTAAAGAGATATTTGCGAATCTTCTCTTCCATACCTGCATAGCCATTTGGCTGGTGAGGTTCTCCTGGGAAGAAAATCGCAAAATTGTGATAACCCAACAAGAGTGGGTAGTGTTCATGACAATGGACAAAACCAATGTCACTCGCTTCATCGAATGCTACCGCCTCGTCTTTGATACGTGAACCGTAGCTCGAATATTCATGTCCTTCTACCAGCAAATGCAAATCTGCATAATTCTTATGGTGCTCAAATTGATCATTTTCAGCTTGATTGAGGACATTTTCCTGAACAACTAGAAAGACCTTGTCCCCGTCAATCTCATACTTACCTAGTTCGAAAGAACCCTTACGGTGCTGATAGAGATAGTCGATAGCCTTATCTAGATTGGGATGAATCCCTTTGTAAAAGGTGATGTTTTTCAAATCGTCAAAAATCATACTTTTTCCTTCGTTTCTGATAGTTAACCAGAATCATAAATTAAGTTTATAAGTGTCTGACAAAACTTCACGAAGTAACTGCATTCTCTCCATTTTGTAGACACTTATAACTCTATATTTCCATAGTATGTCAAGACCACTTCCGCAACCTTGATATACTAGTTTACTTTTCTTATCCCTTAACAGCTCCCATAGTAATACCCTGAGTGAAGGATTTTTGGAAGACAAGGAAGACGGTTACGATTGGCACGGCTGCAAGAGCTGCACCAGCCATGATCAAACCATAGTTGGTTGCCATTTCAGCCTGCATGGTTGCAACCCCGAGTGAGATAGTCAAGTTTTGACGTGAAGTCAACATAACCAACTGCATGAAGTAGTCGTTCCAAGTATTGATGAAGGTAAAGATTGCAAGGGCTGCAAATCCTGGCTTCACAATAGGGAAGGCTACGCTCCAGAAGGTACGAATTTCACCACAACCGTCGATTTTAGCTGATTCAAGCAATTCTGTAGGGATATTTTCACTGAATTGTTTCATGAGGAAGACCCCGAATGGCCATCCAATCAAAGGCAGGATAACTGCCCAAAGTGTATCGTGAATTCCCATGAAGTTGACGATACGCACCAATGGTACAAGGACAACTTGTTTTGGAAGAGCCATGGCAGCGATAAAGACTGCAAAGAGGATGCGCTGACCATAGAAACGTTTTTTAGCCAAGACATAACCTGCTAGAGAAGAGGTTGCACAGACTAAGAACATGGTTACCAGTGAGATAAATA
This window contains:
- a CDS encoding YhcH/YjgK/YiaL family protein → MIFDDLKNITFYKGIHPNLDKAIDYLYQHRKGSFELGKYEIDGDKVFLVVQENVLNQAENDQFEHHKNYADLHLLVEGHEYSSYGSRIKDEAVAFDEASDIGFVHCHEHYPLLLGYHNFAIFFPGEPHQPNGYAGMEEKIRKYLFKILID
- a CDS encoding carbohydrate ABC transporter permease, whose product is MQPTQKKPLTAFTVISTIILLLLTVLFIFPFYWILTGAFKSQPDTIMIPPQWFPKMPTMENFQQLMVQNPAMQWMWNSVFISLVTMFLVCATSSLAGYVLAKKRFYGQRILFAVFIAAMALPKQVVLVPLVRIVNFMGIHDTLWAVILPLIGWPFGVFLMKQFSENIPTELLESAKIDGCGEIRTFWSVAFPIVKPGFAALAIFTFINTWNDYFMQLVMLTSRQNLTISLGVATMQAEMATNYGLIMAGAALAAVPIVTVFLVFQKSFTQGITMGAVKG